One genomic region from Doryrhamphus excisus isolate RoL2022-K1 chromosome 14, RoL_Dexc_1.0, whole genome shotgun sequence encodes:
- the chd4a gene encoding chromodomain-helicase-DNA-binding protein 4a isoform X1 yields the protein MSGSEDDRDDYGAEDRLMHDDEEEDISENEAPKVVKKKKKAKKSRESKGSKRRSRREELPISSPELMDVGGADEGDDGGPGQRSDSEGSDYMPGRKKKKRASSSKEKKRSSAGAERSSSKKKEPEPEEDDDDDDDDFSEPKSSSQLLDDWGMEDIDHVFSEEDYRSLTNYKAFSQFVRPLIAAKNPKIAVSKMMMVLGAKWREFSTNNPLRGAAAANAALATANVPAAVDNMVAEAAPPPAAAPAPVEPQQPPAPPLRKAKTKEGKGPNARKKSKAASKPQEKKNNAKTKKVAPLKIKLGGFNSKRKRSSSEEDEPDVDSDFEDGSMNSISVSEGSNSRSSRSKKKPSSKAKPKRKKEAEDGDGYETDHQDYCEVCQQGGEIILCDTCPRAYHMVCLDPDMEKAPEGTWSCPHCEKEGIQWEAREEASEGEDDNGDAGEMEEDDHHMEFCRVCKDGGELLCCDSCPSSYHIHCLNPPLPEIPNGEWICPRCLCPPMKGKVQKILTWQWGEPPPPTPVPRPPDLPADAPDPAPLAGRPEREFFAKWSNMSYWHCSWVTELQLELYCQVMVRNYQRKNDMDEPPPIDFGDGDDDKSVKRKNKDPMYAQLEEKYLRFGIKMEWLMIHRILNHSVDRKNNVHYLIKWRELPYDQATWEADDMDVPEFDTYKLQYWNHRELMMGEDGKPGKKIKVKGRVKRPDRPPENPVVDPTIKFERQPEYLDSTGGTLHPYQLEGLNWLRFSWAQGTDTILADEMGLGKTVQTAVFLYSLYKEGHSKGPFLVSAPLSTIINWEREFEMWAPDMYVVTYVGDKDSRAVIRENEFSFEDNAIRGGKKASKMKKDSSIKFHVLLTSYELITIDMAILGSIDWACLVVDEAHRLKNNQSKFFRVLNNYPLQHKLLLTGTPLQNNLEELFHLLNFLTPERFSNLDGFLEEFADIAKEDQIKKLHDMLGPHMLRRLKADVFKHMPSKTELIVRVELSPLQKKYYKFILTKNFEALNTKGGGNQVSLLNVVMDLKKCCNHPFLFPGAAMEAPKLPNGMYEGNSLVKSAGKLMLLQKMMRKLKDGGHRVLIFSQMTKMLDLLEDFLENEGYKYERIDGSITGGMRQEAIDRFNAPGAQQFAFLLSTRAGGLGINLATADTVFIYDSDWNPHNDIQAFSRAHRIGQNKKVMIYRFVTKASVEERITQVAKKKMMLTHLVVRPGLGSKTGSMSKQELDDILKFGTEELFKDEGEGENKEEDSSVIHYDDKAIERLLDRNQDATDDTELQSMNEYLSSFKVAQYVVKDEDEEEEEVQREIIKQEESVDPDYWEKLLRHHYEQQQEDLARNLGKGKRIRKQVNYNDGSQEDRADWQDDQSDGQSDYSVASEEGDEDFDERTEANSRRPNRKGLRNERDKPLPPLLARVGGNIEVLGFNSRQRKAFLNAVMRYGMPPQDAFTTQWLVRDLRGKSEKEFKAYVSLFMRHLCEPGADGAETFADGVPREGLSRQHVLTRIGVMSLIRKKVQEFEHVNGQWSMPWMAELEENKRAAQPESPGKTPSTGTPADTQPNTPAPADESKSDEAVKDGERDMKKDGDTDKNGKDPTKAANEVISIPDDDEKSPSEEKKNGEEPMEVEKATNGEAESGKDGESEKKSPDGGDDSASPSEAKSEGAESKSQDSEVKGKRTRVYLSQKMCAKSSPSLLLEDKTEKMDTAPPTDDKKDAKEEKEAPRSEEATKLQNGDSGKESGASVSAATEEKKKTKTRFMFNIADGGFTELHSLWQNEERAATVTKKTNEIWHRRHDYWLLAGIIQHGYARWQDIQNDVKFAILNEPFKGEMNRGNFLEIKNKFLARRFKLLEQALVIEEQLRRAAYLNMSEDPSHPSMALNTRFSEVECLAESHQHLSKESMSGNKPANAVLHKVLKQLEELLSDMKADVTRLPATIARIPPVAVRLQMSERNILSRLASRGPETQTQAQTQQMSQQ from the exons ATGTCTGGGAGCGAGGACGACAGAGATGATTATGGAGCGGAAGACCGGTTAATGCACG atgatgaggaagaggatATTTCAGAGAACGAGGCTCCGAAGgtggtgaagaagaagaagaaggccaaGAAGAGCCGTGAGAGTAAAGGCAGCAAGCGGCGCTCGCGCAGAGAG GAACTTCCCATCAGCTCCCCAGAGCTCATGGATGTGGGCGGGGCTGACGAGGGTGACGACGGCGGGCCAGGCCAGCGCTCGGACAGCGAGGGCAGCGACTACATGCCGGGccgcaagaagaagaagcgggcCAGCAGCAGCAAGGAGAAGAAGCGCAGCAGTGCCGGTGCCGAACGCAGCTCATCTAAGAAGAAGGAGCCCGAGCCGGAagaagacgacgacgacgatgatgacgacTTCTCG GAGCCGAAGTCATCCTCCCAGCTGCTGGATGACTGGGGCATGGAGGACATTGATCACGTCTTCTCGGAGGAGGACTACCGTTCTCTGACAAACTACAAGGCCTTCAGTCAGTTTGTCAG GCCCCTCATCGCAGCCAAGAACCCCAAAATAGCAGTGTCCAAGATGATGATGGTTCTGGGTGCAAAGTGGCGGGAGTTCAGCACCAACAACCCTCTGAGGGGAGCCGCTGCCGCCAATGCCGCCCTGGCCACAGCGAATGTGCCAGCTGCCGTTGACAATATGGTGGCTGAGGCCGCCCCACCCCCTGCGGCCGCCCCAGCTCCGGTGGAGCCTCAGCAGCCCCCCGCGCCTCCTCTCCGCAAGGCGAAGACCAAGGAAGGCAAAG GCCCCAACGCTCGCAAAAAGTCTAAAGCTGCGTCAAAACcacaagagaagaagaacaacGCAAAGACCAAAAAGGTGGCTCCTCTGAAAATCAAACTGGGAGGCTTCAACAGCAAGAGGAAACGCTCGTCG AGCGAGGAGGACGAGCCCGACGTGGACAGCGACTTTGAGGACGGCAGCATGAACAGCATCTCCGTCTCTGAAGGCTCCAACAGCCGCAGCAGCCGCAGCAAAAAGAAGCCTTCGTCCAAGGCCAAACCCAAGAGGAAGAAAG AAGCTGAGGACGGGGACGGCTATGAGACAGACCACCAGGACTACTGCGAGGTGTGTCAGCAGGGTGGCGAGATCATCCTGTGCGACACGTGTCCCAGAGCGTACCACATGGTCTGTCTGGACCCTGACATGGAGAAAGCTCCCGAGGGCACCTGGAGCTGCCCGCACTGC GAGAAAGAGGGCATCCAGTGGGAGGCAAGGGAGGAGGCCTCCGAAGGTGAGGACGACAACGGGGACGCCGGGGAGATGGAAGAAGATGACCATCACATGGAGTTCTGCAGGGTGTGTAAGGACGGAGGAGAGCTCCTCTGCTGCGACTCGTGCCCGTCGTCCTACCACATCCACTGCCTCAACCCGCCACTCCCTGAGATCCCCAATGGAGAATGGATCTGCCCCCGCTGCCTG TGTCCTCCCATGAAGGGTAAAGTCCAGAAGATCTTGACATGGCAGTGGGGTGAGCCTCCTCCCCCGACACCTGTGCCCCGCCCCCCAGACCTCCCAGCTGACGCGCCCGATCCCGCCCCGCTGGCAGGGCGGCCGGAGCGAGAGTTCTTTGCCAAATGGTCCAACATGTCGTACTGGCACTGCTCCTGGGTCACGGAActtcag CTGGAGCTCTACTGCCAGGTGATGGTTAGGAACTACCAGAGAAAGAACGACATGGATGAGCCGCCTCCCATCGACTTTGGAGACGGCGACGACGACAAGAGCGTCAAGAGGAAGAACAAGGACCCCATGTACGCACAGCTGGAGGAAAAGTACCTCCGCTTTGGAATAAAGATGGAATGGCTGATGATCCACCGCATCCTGAATCACAG TGTGGACAGAAAGAACAACGTGCACTATCTGATCAAGTGGCGGGAGCTGCCATACGACCAGGCCACCTGGGAGGCGGACGACATGGACGTTCCCGAGTTTGACACATACAAGCTGCAGTATTGGAACCACAG GGAGCTGATGATGGGCGAGGACGGGAAACCTGGGAAGAAGATCAAGGTGAAAGGTCGTGTGAAGCGCCCTGACAGACCCCCAGAGAATCCCGTGGTTGAT CCCACCATCAAGTTTGAACGGCAGCCGGAGTACCTGGACAGCACGGGGGGAACGCTACACCCCTACCAGCTGGAAGGCCTCAACTGGCTGCGCTTCTCCTGGGCTCAGGGCACCGACACCATCTTGGCCGACGAGATGGGTTTGGGCAAGACGGTCCAGACCGCTGTCTTCCTCTACTCACTGTATAAAGAG GGTCACTCCAAGGGTCCCTTCCTGGTCAGCGCGCCGCTCTCCACCATCATCAACTGGGAGAGAGAGTTTGAGATGTGGGCGCCAGACATGTACGTGGTGACGTATGTAGGAGACAAGGACAGCAGGGCCGTCATCAGAGAGAACGAGTTCTCCTTTGAGGACAATGCCATCCGAGGAGGGAAGAAAGCCTCTAAGATGAAG aaagaCTCTTCAATAAAGTTTCACGTCCTGCTGACATCTTACGAGCTAATTACCATCGACATGGCCATCCTGGGCTCAATTGACTGGGCATGTTTGGTGGTGGATGAGGCCCATAGGCTGAAAaacaaccagtccaag TTTTTCCGGGTCTTGAACAACTACCCACTGCAACACAAGCTGCTGCTCACCGGAACGCCCCTGCAAAATAACTTGGAGGAACTTTTCCATCTGCTGAACTTTCTCACGCCAGAGAGGTTCAG CAACCTGGATGGCTTCCTGGAGGAATTTGCAGACATTGCCAAAGAGGACCAGATCAAGAAGCTGCACGACATGTTGGGCCCACACATGCTCAGGAGGCTGAAGGCCGACGTCTTTAAGCACATGCCCTCCAAGACGGAGCTCATCGTCAGGGTGGAGCTCAGCCCCCTTCAAAA GAAATATTACAAATTCATCCTGACCAAGAACTTTGAAGCTCTGAACACGAAAGGAGGAGGCAACCAGGTTTCGCTGCTAAACGTTGTCATGGAcctcaagaaatgctgcaaccACCCCTTCCTCTTCCCCGGCGCTGCAATG GAGGCTCCAAAGCTGCCTAACGGCATGTACGAAGGCAACTCCCTGGTTAAGTCTGCTGGGAAACTGATGTTGCTGCAGAAGATGATGAGGAAGCTGAAGGACGGTGGACACAGGGTGCTTATCTTCTCTCAG ATGACAAAGATGTTGGACCTGCTGGAGGACTTCCTCGAGAACGAGGGCTACAAGTACGAGCGTATCGACGGCAGCATCACAGGAGGGATGAGGCAAGAGGCCATTGATCGCTTCAACG CTCCCGGCGCTCAGCAGTTTGCCTTTCTGCTGTCGACGAGGGCCGGAGGTCTGGGCATCAACTTGGCCACCGCCGACACTGTCTTCATCTACGACTCTGACTGGAATCCTCATAATGACATCCAA GCCTTCAGCAGAGCACATAGAATCGGACAGAACAAGAAGGTGATGATCTACCGCTTCGTCACCAAGGCCTCGGTGGAGGAGAGGATTACTCAG GTCGCAAAGAAAAAGATGATGCTGACCCACCTGGTCGTCCGACCTGGCCTAGGATCTAAAACGGGCTCCATGTCGAAGCAGGAACTGGACGACATTCTCAAGTTTGGAACAGAAGAGCTCTTCAAAGACGAGGGAGAGG GTGAGAACAAGGAGGAGGACAGCAGCGTCATCCACTATGACGACAAGGCCATCGAACGATTGCTGGACAGAAACCAGGACGCCACAGACGACACGGAGTTGCAGAGCATGAACGAGTACCTGAGCTCCTTCAAGGTGGCGCAGTATGTGGTCAAGGACGAGGATGAGGAG gaggaggaggtgcagcGTGAGATCATCAAGCAGGAGGAAAGTGTGGACCCCGACTACTGGGAGAAACTCTTGCGTCACCATTACGAGCAACAGCAGGAGGACTTGGCTCGCAACCTGGGCAAGGGCAAGCGCATTCGCAAGCAGGTCAACTACAACGACGGCTCGCAGGAAGACAGAG CCGATTGGCAGGATGACCAGTCTGATGGCCAATCGGATTACTCCGTGGCCTCAGAGGAGGGCGATGAGGACTTTGACGAGCGAACTGAAG CCAATTCACGGAGGCCAAACAGGAAGGGCCTGAGGAACGAACGCGACAAGCCGCTGCCCCCCCTGCTGGCCAGGGTGGGAGGCAACATCGAG GTGCTGGGTTTCAACTCCCGGCAGAGGAAGGCCTTCCTGAACGCAGTGATGCGTTACGGCATGCCCCCCCAAGACGCTTTCACCACCCAGTGGTTGGTCCGGGACCTCCGAGGCAAATCTGAGAAAGAGTTCAA GGCGTACGTGTCTCTGTTCATGCGTCACCTTTGCGAGCCTGGAGCCGACGGAGCAGAGACCTTTGCCGACGGTGTTCCCAGGGAAGGGTTGTCACGGCAACACGTACTAACCCGCATCGGCGTCATGTCGCTCATCCGCAAGAAG GTTCAGGAGTTCGAACACGTCAATGGCCAGTGGTCCATGCCGTGGATGGCCGAGCTGGAGGAGAACAAGCGAGCTGCTCAGCCCGAATCGCCGGGGAAAACGCCATCCACGGGAACGCCTGCTGACACCCAGCCCAACACGCCTGCTCCAG CGGACGAGTCAAAGAGCGACGAGGCCGTCAAAGATGGAGAGAGGGACATGAAGAAAGATGGCGACACGGACAAGAACGGCAAAGATCCCACAAAAGCCGCCAATGAG GTGATCTCCATCCCAGACGACGACGAGAAAAGTCCATCAGAGGAGAAGAAGAACGGGGAGGAGCCCATGGAGGTGGAGAAGGCAACCAATGGAGAGGCAGAGAGCGGGAAGGACGGTGAGAGCGAAAAGAAGAGTCCAGATGGTGGAGACGACTCGGCGTCTCCCTCAGAGGCCAAGAGTGAGGGGGCGGAGTCTAAGAGCCAAGACTCTGAAGTTAAAGGTAAACGCACACGTGTGTATTTAAGTCAGAAAATGTGTGCTAAATCTTCTCCGTCATTGCTTCTAGAAGACAAGACAGAGAAGATGGACACGGCGCCGCCCACGGACGATAAGAAAG AtgcaaaggaagaaaaggaggcTCCAAGGTCGGAGGAGGCCACAAAGCTGCAGAATGGCGACAGTGGCAAGGAGAGCGGAGCGTCAGTCAGCGCTGCCAccgaggagaagaagaaaacaaagacCCGCTTCATGTTTAACATCGCTGACGGAGGATTCAcag AGCTCCACTCCTTATGGCAAAACGAGGAGCGGGCTGCCACGGTTACCAAGAAAACAAATGAGATCTGGCATCGTCGCCATGACTACTGGCTGCTGGCCGGCATCATTCA ACACGGTTACGCTCGCTGGCAGGACATCCAGAACGACGTGAAGTTCGCCATCCTCAACGAGCCTTTTAAAGGAGAGATGAATCGAGGAAACTTCCTGGAAATCAAGAACAAGTTCCTGGCCAGGAGGTTCAAG ctcttAGAGCAGGCGCTGGTGATCGAGGAGCAGCTGCGCCGCGCCGCCTACCTCAACATGTCTGAGGACCCCTCCCACCCCTCCATGGCCCTCAACACCCGCTTCAGCGAGGTGGAGTGTTTGGCCGAGTCCCACCAGCACCTCAGCAAGGAGTCCATGTCGGGCAATAAGCCGGCCAACGCCGTCCTGCACAAAG TGCTGAAGCAGCTGGAGGAGCTGCTGAGCGACATGAAGGCGGACGTCACACGCCTCCCGGCAACCATCGCACGGATACCACCGGTCGCCGTGCGCCTCCAGATGTCCGAGAGGAACATCCTGAGCCGCCTGGCGAGCCGAGGACCCGAGACCCAGACACAGGCACAGACGCAACAG ATGTCACAGCAGTAG